One Ranitomeya variabilis isolate aRanVar5 chromosome 5, aRanVar5.hap1, whole genome shotgun sequence DNA window includes the following coding sequences:
- the LOC143776558 gene encoding uncharacterized protein LOC143776558 isoform X2, translating to MPPNVTLKRCTTLNPATLIPIDVVDSKGGGKEEQGKPLFLQNLTEDEIFDVYHEHDCIALMAQETAGFSHVFDVLLTNPDVELFVDGSRSIGEDGRYYTGYAVVTQHEVVKAEPLPPHMSAQEAELTALIEALKGAKGKRYTIYTDSNYSFGVAHDYGPIWRARDFLTSTGTSIKHGHLIKQLMEALLLPKEVAIVKVKAHTKLTTDEARGNDKADRAAKEAARKPRKNHEAPDAPPLIMIQRVKREPILSSQEIG from the exons ATGCCTCCCAATGTTACTTTGAAACGATGCACAACTTTGAACCCAGCTACTCTAATTCCAATTGATGTAGTGGATTCAAAGGGGGGAGGGAAAGAGGAACAAGGCaaaccactgtttttgcaaaatttaaCAGAAGATGAGATATTTGATGTGTACCATGAACATGATTGTATAGCCCTTATGGCACAAGAAACTGCAGGGTTTTCACATGTTTTTGATGTACTTCTCACtaatccagatgttgagctttttgtagatggttcaAGAAGCATCGGTGAAGATGGCCGGTACTACACTGGGTATGCAGTGGTCACACAGCATGAGGTAGTGAAagcagaaccactccctcctcacatgtctgcACAGGAGGCGGAGCTCACGGCACTCATTGAAGCTCTTAAAGGGGCAAAAGGTAAACGTTACACCATTTACACAGACTCAAACTACAGTTTTGGGGTGGCCCATGACTACGGTCCTATATGGAGGGCGAGAGATTTCCTTACATCAACAGGCACTAGTATTAAACATGGGCACCTCATTAAACAGCTCATGGAAGCTCTACTGCTCCCTAAAGAGGTTGCCATAgtgaaggtaaaggcacatacgaaGCTCACTACCGATGAGGCACGAGGCAATGACAAAGCGGACCGAGCAGCCAAAGAAGCGGCAAGGAAGCCAAGGAAAAATCATGAGGCCCCTGATGCACCTCCACTGATCATG ATCCAGAGAGTCAAGAGGGAACCCATTCTCTCCAGCCAGGAGATTGGGTAG
- the LOC143776558 gene encoding uncharacterized protein LOC143776558 isoform X1, with translation MAKITQNDTTITMWFDPSKHLADFRFDLCKVVDCQWNLKFGRKSSNPIYRFLTGVEGAVVYICVTRPGNENCNSWSDATWNTGTSWGYKPEEAMNRVSLSGKPLLERIKINIVLPNWNCEPEVHTWGLSFNPLFLTLNEPSLGDEGLYVLGLYIPGRQGQLGTFWLKALPQQKEENPQEIVTESPMEETKFKIPEDRSYEEKIAIETGYAERIEWLMWMKYTAEQNNKTNCIACATARPHLGTIPLRISDPDQTDLKCILALYNTSYDPTDNALCYALSALHPPVTTDQLPPRIFAYPGNYTCFQRIGTGGVEGGRESNFRIL, from the coding sequence ATGGCAAAAATAACTCAAAATGATACAACAATAACTATGTGGTTTGATCCGTCCAAGCATTTGGCGGACTTCAGATTTGATTTGTGCAAAGTAGTAGATTGTCAATGGAATCTCAAATTTGGTAGAAAGAGTAGCAATCCCATCTATAGATTTCTTACGGGAGTCGAAGGAGCTGTAGTGTATATATGTGTAACTAGACCAGGGAATGAAAATTGTAACTCTTGGTCAGATGCAACTTGGAATACGGGAACTTCATGGGGATATAAGCCAGAGGAAGCTATGAACCGAGTTAGCTTATCTGGGAAGCCTCTCCTCGAGAGGATAAAAATTAATATAGTCCTTCCTAATTGGAACTGTGAGCCAGAGGTACACACTTGGGGATTATCTTTTAACCCTCTCTTTTTAACCCTAAATGAACCCTCACTTGGAGATGAAGGTCTTTATGTGCTAGGATTATACATCCCGGGTAGACAGGGTCAGCTGGGGACATTTTGGTTAAAGGCTCTCCCCCAGCAAAAAGAGGAGAATCCTCAGGAGATAGTGACAGAGTCACCAATGGAAGAGACAAAGTTTAAAATCCCCGAGGATAGAAGTTATGAGGAAAAGATAGCTATAGAAACAGGTTATGCAGAAAGGATTGAATGGTTGATGTGGATGAAATACACTGCTGAACAAAATAATAAAACCAACTGTATTGCATGTGCAACTGCGAGACCCCATTTAGGGACTATTCCTCTCAGGATCTCAGATCCAGACCAAACAGATCTAAAGTGTATTCTGGCTTTGTATAATACTTCATATGACCCTACTGATAATGCTTTGTGTTATGCTCTTTCCGCCCTGCACCCACCAGTGACAACTGATCAGTTACCCCCTAGAATTTTTGCGTATCCTGGGAATTATACTTGTTTCCAGAGAATAGGGACAGGAGGGGTGGAAGGTGGTAGAGAATCTAACTTCAGAATTTTGTGA